A region of the Leopardus geoffroyi isolate Oge1 chromosome C2, O.geoffroyi_Oge1_pat1.0, whole genome shotgun sequence genome:
ACCTCTTAATCGCTCGGTTTAGTTGTGAAGTCTTGGGAAACCGGAGAAGAGTCCCGTGGTTCCATTCTCCAGCGACTCAGCGCCAGGTCTGGGCTCAGCCCGGGTGCTGGGGTCGCAGCTTCGATGGACTCGGGAATGGATTCATCCATCATGATGATAAATCTTTAGCAGCACAGGCCTTGCATATGTTGGGCGTCCTTACAGGGCTTACAggtttttacatatattatcttagCATCTTCTAGACGGCTCTGGGAAGCAGCTGTTATGATGGAGATAGCCAGGTGAGTCACGTAAGGCTGAGCTGGTTGCTCAAAATTACTCAGACCTGAAGCCAGCCTCCATTCTTATCTGGCACCATCTGCTTTGCAAAAATCTTTTAAGCTGACTGTGTTTTACTTACCTGCATATATAATGGGATCAATGCTTTTTAAGCCTCTACAGAGAAATCtgtaaagaaaaggaagcaacaCAGATTCGTCCTCTGGTACCATGAAAATGTTACTATAAATACTTGTTTTCCAGTTAggcgtttgtttttgtttttagataaaaaTCAATACAACTGAATGTCAGTTTTTGTTCTTAAAAGGCTCATTCTCTTCTATCAGAGACTCTTCCATTACACAAGAACAAGAAGTCTAAAAGCCTGTTTTCAAGGCTTCTTccgatgtctttttaaaaatgcagtcaaTCTTGCCAGTTCAGGGGTGATTCTTGGCGCTTTTAAGCTCAAACATTCCTCCCTTCAGCTAATCTTCATATTCCTCACTCTGCTTGCGGGTCGGATGGCTGCCAGGGCCACAGTTCTTGGCCCCGGGTTGCCAACGGCAATAACGCACCGGGAATTTTCCACTGGGGGCCGTTCTTGGGGAGGGCACCCAGCGCTTGATCTCCGAGATCCTCCTATGTGGAGGACCCTGGAAGGAGCATTCTGGAAGGAACAAGGAGTAGCTGGGACTCAGAACCCTCGGCCACTTCTCGCTAGGGGCTGGGGGCCCTGCCAGAGCTTGGGGGGCTTGGAGCAGAGTCTCCAAGAAGAAGCAAGCCACCCAGAGGCAGATGTTGCCTCTTCAACTCTGGGACGTGCACACCCACACCATGCACACCAACAGCTTCCCTGGAACAAGAGGGAAGTGAAAACAGATTTAGAACGACAGGTCTGTTTCCATCGGAGCCCACTCTTGGGCACAGGAGACCAGCAATAGCTTTGTTTTCGAAAGGCTCCTCCTTGGCAAGTACTTACAGCGGGCTACACTTAAacgaagaaaaaataaatatctgaaaccatatttttttattcttcagaacACTGCAAAAGTGTCTGCTGTTCCTTTCAATATCTCACCTAGATGTATTCATGGgtttaaataaggaaaaatccCAACCTCCAGTTCCTGGCTCCATCTGTAACAGGACCCACAGGACCCCACCCTCAGGAGAGGCCCATGCTGGTTTGATGCACTGTGGTAGCCATCTTggaatttttcatgatttttgcaCAAggggccccacattttcattttgcactgccTTCTGCAAATGATGTAGCCAGTCCTGAGAACAGGCAAAGGTAACCCATAGTGCCTgtacttttcagaaaaaaagcacaaaatggcCCTTTGTATTATGTCTGAAGACTAAGCTAGAAACACCACACGCTATTTCATCTGCGAGGCCTTTGCCTTTATGAAGAATTCTGCAATCTGAAATTTCATACTTGACCCAATTAAGTCTAAACttcttaagtgttttaaaaacacatgccTGAAGGTATCACTGGTCTCCCTCCGAGGGCTGACCCAGTCATATTCTTACCAATGCAAGTGTTATTTGTTAGGGCCAGGGACAGGAGATTTGTTTTCAGGGGCCATCTGGGAAAATGTAAGTGTCCTGTGGAGTAACTTCTTGGCCAGGATTAATACATGAGGTGGAGTGAGTGAGTGctcaggaggggctggggtcccagaggaggactGTAATGGTAAGAACAAGTTTATGGGGGGCTCTGGGAGGGCACTTAATGTCCAAGTCCTTAAAACAATGTTCTGGGCTCATGTGCCCCATTCTGATTCTCTCTTGAACCCATTACAATCACTCCACCCAAACTGTGCCTACCAGGGTCTGTAGTTTCCTCCATGCTGCTAAATCCAGTGATCACTTCTCAGTACTCATATTAGTTGATTTGTCTGAGGACTTGGCATGGTGGCTCACTCTCTCCAATGTGGAGCTCTGTCTTCACTCACCACTCTGGGTTGCCTCTTCCCTTGTGGCCACTCCCGTGCCCCATGCTACTGGGTCCTCCTGATCACCCAATCTCTGCTGTTGGAGGATTCCTGGAGTCACTGGCAAGGCCCTCCCCTTTTCTGTCTACAGCTCTCATCCAGTCTCATGGCTTTCAATCATAAGTCTATGCTGTTGTGTCCCAAATGGCCTTCTCCAGTCCAGTCTCCTCGCTGAACTCTACACCTCTATATCCAACCATGGGTGTCCCCACCTGTGCAGTGACAGCTATCCCAaattcaacatgtccaaaacaAAACTCCTCTTTTGTGCCCATCACCCTCCAAACCCAGATTCTTCCACCTCCCACTGTCTTCACCTTCTCAATAAGTGGCAACTCCATTCTTCAGCTGCCCAAGCAGAAACCTTGGGGCTATGTTTGACACCTGTCTCTCACACCCCACAGCTAACCCATCAGTGAAATGCTTCCAGCACTCACTTTTGTCACTGCTGGCATCTCCTACCTGGATGATCACAGGTCTCCCTGAAACAGCCCaggcgtgaccttgggcaagttacttaacctaagcttcagtttccccacctgtaaatgAGGACAACAACATACACATGATAGATTTCTTGCAGGATTACATAAGTTAATGCCAACAGAAGCGCTTAGCACATGTTTGGCACATCACAAGCCACTCACTACATTTAGCTGtggttatttttattctgatCATTAATAACTAACAGCTTCTGTGAAGTTGGGTTCAGAAAGCTAAATTTATAGAGAATGAGCATTAGACATTGtatttaactgtattttatttaacattagtAAATCTCAGTctcatgttttcatttaacaCTACATTTTTTATCACTGCAATGTTTCCAGTTCATTGCCCAGATAAATCATTTTCACAAGCTTAAAAATTTCATGGAAGAGTTATCTTGTTCATGGAGGTTACCAGTCCAGCTAGGACAATGTCCTgttgcttgttttcatttctgttttgacGTTAAGCCCCAAAGGGAGGTCCCACTGAGCTTTACTGGATTTCCAAGGGAAAGTCTGGCAGGCTGGGATCCGTGGATTCATACACTTTTCCAGTCTGGAGAGGTTGAGTCATCTGATTGCTGTATGGGTTACTTACTATAGTTGGCACTTGCTCTTGAGTTTCCACAACTACAACGAGTCTTCCAAATTCTTCCTTCTCCATAGATTCTGTCCTCTATGCTTTGGGGCACAAAGCTAACTACTGCCTTGTTGTTTTCCATGACAGATGTGAAGCCACCAGACTGTGCTCAATACCCGTTCTAGAAAGGACCCACTTCTATTCAGACATGAGTGCTTTTTTTCTACAACTCCGCATATTGCCATTCAGCTAGTCCCCTATACTggcttcctagggctgctgtaacaaagtatcacaaactgggtggcttaaaacaacagatacTTAtcttcttacagttctagagaccagaagtccaaaactAGGGTGTCAGCAGGGCTTGTTCCTTCTGAGGACTGTGAGGGAAACTCTGTTCCACTCCccgcttctggtggttgctggcaaaccttggcatttcttggcttatAGACATATCATTGcaatctctgtctccttcctcacATGGCGTCCTCCCTGTTTTTCTGTGTGCTCGCAAGGCCATCTtgttataagaacaccagtcttATTGGTTTAGAAGCTTACCCTAGTCCAgtatgacctcaccttaactaTATTATAATGAGCTTATCTGCAGTTATATCTGCAACGACCTTATCTCCAGATAAAGGCACATTCTGAGGCACTAgacattaggatttcaacattaTCTTCTTGGGGGGGatataattcaacccataacatccTTTATTGTATAAAGCTTTCCCATGGAACATTTTAACTATGAATCATCTAATCTTTGACTCTCTAGACAATATTCTTATAACCtgtgtctttttactttttaatatttttcttgtctaatagGTTTTTATTCACCTATACcttgaaaagggaaaaacaacaacatagcAAATCTAGACAACTATCTTGTCAGGAAAAACAGCTATGCAAAGGCaccaatgtattttattaaatgaaatctgatcatttcatttagaaatatctaTCTGCTGTATTTTTAATGGCTTCTAATGAAATTTGGTGAGTTGGAATTAGAGAGATAATGCCTCCTGAGGAATGGTTTGGAATTTTTATGACTGTGGTTACTTAAACTTGGAGTTTTCACTAAATCAATAGATTGCTCAATCTCGCTGAGTTGAAAATGGTCTCTACAAGCATCTAACCACATACccatggttttcatttgtattaacACGGGCTTCTCCCCAAACCAGTTCTTATTATGAAAAATAGGTTTTTCTTTAGTCCTccaaaagagaggggaaaaatttAATCTATAAATTGTCATTTCTCTATGATGTGGGAAAGATGTTTCACATTGATATCCCTGAATGACGTGAGCAAGCCCTAAACACCATGGTAGTAAGAAGTTAGTCATACAATtattctgtctctgcctgtcacAGAAAGACTGCAGTTCTACAACATGGGTAGATGGCAGAGAAGTCctcataaacttaaaatacagatGCCTGCCAGTCTGAAAAAGAACCCAAGGAAAGTTCCAGAATGTTTGGAGCTGTAACGAAGGAAACTTCATTTTTAgagccaaaaaaaccccacagtgtGGCCCACTCTGAATGAATATGAAATGGTTTTTCAAAGGTATTACTTGATCACTTTCTCATAATTCTTATATATTTGTGTAAGAAGGTGTACTAAAATCGCACCTCCAGCTTCTAGGAAAGAGATCCATTTGCTTTGTACGTTAATAAGGAACACGGCAGCCAGCACGTGCTTAGGAAATACTAGAGTATTGCCGCTGGAGTCCAATCCAATTATTCGGATATAGCATAAAAGgtctttcttttctcatgttAGTTTTGCTCATTTATATCATTAAGGTGAATCCAAATCTTCCTTGAGTTTATTCTTTGTTCCCAAGTTGTAGCATTTGTGAAATATCTAAGCAATAATGCACAGCCAAGCTAGCTGGGGCAACAAGAACACACCGTTTTTTGAGCCATTTTCTTAAGTTGCTGAACATCAAGGTTGAGACAACTCTGCATTCTTTCAAAGTCCAAGGACCATTTTATTTAAAGGcagctcttcctctttcttgataAGTGCTAGGAAACAAGGTTGTATGCTGTCTCCACAGTGGATCCAACCCCATGTCAGGAGCCCTTGGGGACAGTGTAATGTGTGTGATGAGGTGTGTGTGATGGCCCGTTCCCAGATGGCTTGATATCTCCCACTGCAGGGCAGACCAAACCTAAAAAGAGGCTGAGTGGCCGAATCTTCCAACTCTTCACCAAGACATGAGCCCAGGGGGTTCTGGGTAAAGAAATTCCCACACGCCTGGCTCATGAACCTCCTTCCCCACGGGCCGCACCACTCCCACGCCAGGTCTGACATGCCCTTCAGTagtgtgggtggggaagggccaACGAGCCCCGTGTGTCCACAGGAGAGCTAAAGTAGCCAAAGGTGAGACTTCTGCGAGGTGGGGACATCGTGTGACTCAAAGGTCCTACTGGCCTCACATCTGCACCCCTCCAGGcagcctggggggcagggaggcctgaGCTCACACCTTATCCGGCAGGAGAAAGGTCTTCGGGAGACCAGACAAAATGAAGAATTGATGTGCCTAGGGACACTGGACAGTAAAAAAGCAGGAGCAGTGGCTAGGCAAACATTGTGTCTGTCCCTTGTCCCAGCCAGGCTGTCCCCACTGGCCCCCACTGTTGACACCTAATTAGGAGACAAAGCTCCAAAGCTGACGCAGCTAGACTCCAGGTGGGCTGGGAGGTTGAATGCAATGGAGAGACTACACCATGttcctgctccttttttttttttttttttttaattatttatttccttaaaaaaaaaaaaaaaaaaaaaaaaacaaggaatgtAGCTCACAGACAACAGAGGAAGGAGCACCataaaagtttatatggaaaaaaacccTCACCTTTCAGATCTGGTGCTCATAAAACCAGATCCAGTTTGAGGGGCCGAGCGTGCCCTGGTGTGTTTCACAGCTGGCCTTCGAGGATTTTCATGTTACTTTATAGCCTCGGGGCTTTCTGAGACCCTGCTGAGGGCAAACCCTACATCCTGCTGGCCTTCCTGTCTGTGCTCATTCGCCTTCCCGAAAACCAaattggttttttggtttttggtttttcttttagcaaTTCTAGCTCATCACTGCCCCATGAAACTTTCAAGGGACTTATAACCTCTCAGCCTGCTTGCCAAAGTGATTTGACTTCAGGCCGTTCCCTGGAAAAGTCAGGAGAGGATGTTTCTAGTCAAGCAAGTTTAGGAAATGCCGCGCAGCGTTTTCTAGAAGTTCACAGTGCACACCTGCATAGTAAGGGTGGTGAGAAGGTCTGTGGTTACCGGCTTTCGACAGACCCACCTGACATTTACATCCTCACAGGAGACATCCTGCAAACACAGCGTGGCAAGAAACACTCGCTGGGAAACACCATCCTAAATCCTGCTCAAGCACACACCTAAGCCACGTATTGCCCACCCAGGAGTGTGCTTTGGAGGCTTTGCAAACCCAGATGCAAGACACAacatttattcctggaatgcattATCTTGTTACGCTCAGCCTCACCCACCCAGGCCGTCAAGGTCTTTTTTGGAACTTGATTCTTAGAACCATATTTGTCTTGGACTCACATCTCTCTAGCGCACGCTTCCACAAGCACGCACACGTCTGCAGGAAAAAGTGGCCCGCAGGTGAAGCCAGTTGCAACTCTACATGGCCCGGCGGGTCCTGTATGCACTGCCCCTCTTGGGAGGCATGCTTGGGCAGGATCCTTCCGGAGCATCAGGGATGGTTTTAGGTGGTTTCCCAGGAGGTGCCttcatttgaaattgtttttccaTTGAATGGCCCCACGGAGAACAGTGGTTGCTGGGAAGCTGAATTATGACCTAATGCCAGTAGCAGCTGCTGGTAActccagggaaggggtggggagctggTGTCTGGGAGTTGGGGGCTCATTAACACTCACTTCTTAAATTAGCAAATCCTTCTAGTACAAGTTTAAAAATAGCAACCTAATGGTTTCTAAAATTAGCAGTCACAgctctccataaatatttagaCCTCCAATAAACTTCTGGTCCACTTCCCTAGACTAACGGGGTCAAGCAGGCTTAGCTTTTATGCCACATTCTTGAGGATCAGTGTACTTAACGATTGACCTTGACAAGCAAGAGCTTTGAGAAGCCTCAGAATGGCCAGGACCAGGGACAGCCTGAGCGGCCATCAGCCTGGGGACAACCTCCATGCAGGACTGGAAGGATCTCAAAGGCCACTTGGAGAAGTTGGGAGCCTCCAGGCTACGTGTAGGAACCGACTGTCCAGGCTGGCCTGGGACTGTCCCAATTTCACACTGCGAGTCCCCTGCCCTGGGCAACCTCTCAGTCTCCAGCAAACCAGAACCGTTGGGTCACCCTGGCCACCTGAACCACTGCAAAAGGATCAAGACTAATGTTCTCTGGGGACAAGTGGGATAAGTGTTGACTCTCCAGAATACACTGATGACACCACCCCTCAGTCTTCATGCCAACATCCGTCCTATTGACTCGCGAAGCGTAGCATTTGAAGGAGGAATCAAACCAGGGAAAAGACCAGCCAGGCCAGGCAGAGAACTTCACCCCCTGCACCCGGTTCCCCCATGTGTAAAACAGGATGAACAGTCGCTGCATGACCGGGTTACTACGGGGACACATGGGGCAACGTTATGTCAGTGCTCTGCAAAGTGCCCGGCATCCCTCAGGCCCAGAAATGGGCACTTTTGGTGGTAGCTCTGTTGGGGCACTCAGCACACGGGGCGGGGGGCTCACTGCAGCAGCCCTGCCTCATCCATCAGAGTGACCCTCTACCTGGGTGCCATCTCCTCCCCGGCAGTGGCTGTAAGACAGCCGGCCCCGCCCTGCCCTGGACAGCAGAGATTGTcgggcgccccccaccccgagcccaGCCCCTGCACAGAGTGGGTGCTCGCTAAGTGGAGGGAAGAAGCCTTGGAGCAGAGTCTAAAGAAAGCCAGCATCATGACAAGGCGCAGGTGGCCTGTCAGGGTGAAGTGCGTGTGGAGACCACCGCGTCCTGAAGAAAGCATCATTTAAAACGCCTGTGAAAACCCTAACATTGACCACTGCGTGTCCTGCTGGGCACCACACTGTTTCGTTGTCCcctagttttgtttgtctgtttagcAGCACGGAACTAAGAAATACCCGCTGCAATGCTGAGACATCGAAGCCCGGTAGTTCTAAATCCCGCAAGATGACGGTACGGGCCCCCCGTGGCAATGTCACTTGTGTTACTAACCAAATCCTGCGCTGTAATTTAGTAGGGGGTTTCTCCACAAGGGGACCCAGAGTTAAAGACAGTCGCAGTGAGCCTCTGTGCCGCCTGGGAGATGCCCCCCCAGCCCACATTTCGCTCCCTGCAGCCTTCCTGCGTTTAACTGAGATGAAGGAAGTAGGTTTTGCCCACTGAGTTCTTCCTTGGTTTGGGATGCTGAAGTGACTTGTCATCAGCAGAGAAGCTTCCAGAACCAGGAAACACTCTGGGGCCATGGAGTCCAGCTCCCTCATGTTAGAGAAAGAAGCTGAGCCCAGACAGACACCCCGAGTCACTCAGCGGGTGGGGGTGACAGGGTGGATTGGTACCCTGCCCCGGGCAGGAGAGAGGACCCAGTGGTGTTCACCAGGGTTTTCTGCTCACCTGCccgccttccctcctcccttcctctcctcatcGCGTCCTTTCccttgcctccctgcctctctccttcctcccttccaacaCTTCCCGAGTGTCCCCTATTCGTCTGGCACTACATAGGTGCCGGGTCCTTGCCCCCAAGAAGCGTTCTGGATTTGGCCATGGTTAGAATTTCTGAAACCTCTGAAATGGCTCCGCATTCCCGTCTCTCTGCAAGTCAGGTAGCGACAAGCACACCGCTCCgcagacaggtgtgaggggagGTGCCCTGGTTTGTGGTCCTGGCCCCAGCACCTAAGGAGCTGTGACCTTGGTCACTCCCTGGCCCCTGACATCAGTGCGCAATCTCGAAGTTCACATCCAGCTCTGGGGTTCTGGAAGAAAGCGTCAGACCTGCCTGTGGGTATtaaacctttccctctctgagagCCCAGGGAAGTCACCCCCTTTCGGGAGACGTTTCATCCTGACAGGCAGTCTGGGGCTAATTTCTCAGGCACAGGTAGGCACACCTTAGCTCTTGTCAGTCCACGTGTGGGTTTAACAACGGAAGTGATTAGGGACCAAGCAGCACGAAATGAGATTCAAACGCAGCCGAAGTGTTTAAGGGTAGGCAGAAGGCAGAACTTTCCACGCCGGCTTGCTAAGTGCTGATAGATCAGAAACTGGGGCTCTGGACTGCCCttgcggggcggggaggggggcgccggGGAAGGGCAGGCGGGCCAGATTTCTGCTGTCATCCCTTCCCCTTCTGGCCTCGCAGGGAAAATGTCTTGGACAGGCAGCTTATCCTTGCACCCAATGAAGTGTcagaaactgtttttaaaaatatgttaattgtcATGGCAACTGCCCACGGAAAACTCAGTTTCGGGGGCAGAAATAAACGCAGCAAGATAATCTTTAacccatttcccttctctccctgccccgcctCCCGGCCTCATTAGGACTCCGGCGCGCGCCTGAGCGAGCCCGGCAGCCGGCCACCGGGGCCATGGCCAGCACCGCCGTGCAACTGCTGGGCTTCCTGCTCAGCTTCCTGGGCCTGGTGGGCACGCTGATCACCACCATCCTGCCGCACTGGCGCCGCACGGCGCACGTGGGCACCAACATCCTGACGGCCGTGTCCTACCTGAAGGGGCTGTGGATGGAGTGCGTGTGGCACAGCACGGGCATCTACCAGTGCCAGATCTACCGCTCGCTGCTGGCGCTGCCCCGCGACCTGCAGGCGGCGCGCGCGCTCATGGTCATCTCCTGCCTGCTCGCGGGCGTGGCCTGCGCCTGCGCCGTGGTGGGCATGAAGTGCACGCGCTGCGCCAAGGGCACGCCCGCCAAGACCACGTTCGCCGTGCTGGGCGGCGCGCTCTTCATCCTGTCCGGCCTGCTCTGCCTGGTGGCGGTGTCCTGGACCACCAACGACGTGGTGCAGAACTTCTACAACCCGCTGCTGCCCAGCGGCATGAAGTTCGAGATCGGGCAGGCCCTGTACCTCGGCTTCATCTCCTCGTCCCTGTCGCTCATCGGCGGCACGCTGCTCTGCCTGGCCTGCCAGGACGAGGGGCCCTCCAGGCCCTAccaggcccagcccagggccGCGACCGCCACCGCGCCCGCCTACCGGCCCCCCGCCGCCTTCAAGGACAACCGGGCCCCCTCGGCCACCTCGGCCTCGCTCAGCGGGTACAGACTGAACGACTATGTGTGAGTCCCCGGGGCCCGTCCCTCCCCGAGTCCACAGCGGCACCAGGACCCAGACTGGCTCCGATGCAGGGTCCCGGCACAGAGTTTACTTCCGGGCTACTTTTTTGTCCAGAGGAATTAATATGAATATGAGGGAGTGGGCTGAGaacacagggaaggaagggaaaataggagaggggagaaaagctCTGTAtaccaaagacttaaaaaaaaaaaaaaaatcctttccgtttttgtatttattatatgtatttatgtgggtGATTGAATAACAGCTGAATGAAAAGCGACTTGGGAGTTGGGTCAGTGGGGTTTGTTTGCGATACAGGAATAAACCTCTTGGGTGTGGTTGTTAATGAAATGGAcagtatttgtttctgtttccagtCTGTTCTGTCTGCTAAGGTCTTGTAACCACAACCTACTGCAGGACTCCATATCGCCAAGCAATGGGGACCCTCAGAGGGTGGCCACAACCCACATACGATGGGAAAATCAGAGGAGGGCCGGGCTGATATTCATGGAAATGATGCTTGAGGGATATTCACCAAGAACAGTCACTCCAGCTTAAGCCCAGAGGCAGGGCAGGAAGTATGGGGTCCCTGGGGGAAAAGATGATTGCTTTAAATCACAAAGTAAAGATAACGGTCGTTTTCTCCTGGTAGCCTCCACTAGTAAGGAAGcaaaagtcagaagaaaaaagacagagcAAAAGGTGCCTGGCCGCTTGGCTCCCGAGGCATTGGCAAGAAGCCCAGTTAGGAGCACGGCTCAAGCCCGACTGCCCCGCAGATCACCGCTGGCTTTTCTGGGGACAGAAGCATGATGCCAGCTGCCTTCAGAGCAGGTACCAGAGTTTGTTGACTTCTTTAGCTGGAAAGAACTGCTGACAGGGCCACATGAGCTCTGACTGCTGTAAGAACATTGATGATGTTTCCTGGTTGTGATCTCAATCAcgtggtcacacacacacacactcgctcacACTCAGACTCTTACGGCTGTCCCATTAGCTGGTCCGGGGAGCTTGGTCCTGTTCCGTGTCCTTTCATTCCACAGCCTTGCCCATGATGTGCCCTGATGGTGCCCTGCTCTTGTCTCTGTCCCGAACCTCAAGTTCTGAACGTGTAAAGAAAATACCCTGTTGGGGGAAGAGTGGAGACTGAGACCTACCCACAGAGTGGCACTTTCGCGAATTCCTCCATTCTCAAGGGGTTTTGTAGAAGGGCCACCAGGGCTCCAGGGTTCTAGCATTACTGCCTGCAGGGAAGAGAGCCACAAcaggtcagcacagacccagagcCAACTGGCC
Encoded here:
- the CLDN14 gene encoding claudin-14 isoform X1 codes for the protein MTHVPTQALLKEQGLRRAPERARQPATGAMASTAVQLLGFLLSFLGLVGTLITTILPHWRRTAHVGTNILTAVSYLKGLWMECVWHSTGIYQCQIYRSLLALPRDLQAARALMVISCLLAGVACACAVVGMKCTRCAKGTPAKTTFAVLGGALFILSGLLCLVAVSWTTNDVVQNFYNPLLPSGMKFEIGQALYLGFISSSLSLIGGTLLCLACQDEGPSRPYQAQPRAATATAPAYRPPAAFKDNRAPSATSASLSGYRLNDYV
- the CLDN14 gene encoding claudin-14 isoform X2, producing MRLRRAPERARQPATGAMASTAVQLLGFLLSFLGLVGTLITTILPHWRRTAHVGTNILTAVSYLKGLWMECVWHSTGIYQCQIYRSLLALPRDLQAARALMVISCLLAGVACACAVVGMKCTRCAKGTPAKTTFAVLGGALFILSGLLCLVAVSWTTNDVVQNFYNPLLPSGMKFEIGQALYLGFISSSLSLIGGTLLCLACQDEGPSRPYQAQPRAATATAPAYRPPAAFKDNRAPSATSASLSGYRLNDYV
- the CLDN14 gene encoding claudin-14 isoform X3, which codes for MASTAVQLLGFLLSFLGLVGTLITTILPHWRRTAHVGTNILTAVSYLKGLWMECVWHSTGIYQCQIYRSLLALPRDLQAARALMVISCLLAGVACACAVVGMKCTRCAKGTPAKTTFAVLGGALFILSGLLCLVAVSWTTNDVVQNFYNPLLPSGMKFEIGQALYLGFISSSLSLIGGTLLCLACQDEGPSRPYQAQPRAATATAPAYRPPAAFKDNRAPSATSASLSGYRLNDYV